One window from the genome of Yarrowia lipolytica chromosome 1B, complete sequence encodes:
- a CDS encoding uncharacterized protein (Compare to YALI0B19888g, no similarity), giving the protein MQVGNFDKARENHHLTKPTFTPPHAENLQYITHNMAGLSASRWAKKAAELKEANAASNTDKNNKTENSTTSAKSAASPSKNDRPVSSSTVSVFSEKDSSESDSDVDNSSTMSPAAMAFAARLSKPEPKKEEEPHTPTTSPRKTLGQSRWAKKSDAKIDTKTDAKTETKIDPKDVPLISTPPKGPASEYKKNGSVSANDLRSRLAPPSARVAPFETVPDDVAKQQRRELRERERETYRQKKMGHTREWDESQTQPQHNGHNGHNGHSGHNNEPKERRNSRNGHVRRDSMNHHKPDHHSKLDARFEKKPKGRLPERQERPERQAPKKQAPTPAPAKTAASSKPKEPTAEEKEALRIKFEEHLKLSESKNFAWDDDEDDMWA; this is encoded by the coding sequence ATGCAGGTGGGAAATTTTGATAAGGCGCGTGAGAATCACCACTTGACAAAACCCACATTCACTCCACCACACGCAGAAAATCTCCAATATatcacacacaacatggcGGGATTATCGGCATCCAGATGGGCGAAAAAGGCGGCAGAGCTGAAGGAAGCAAACGCCGCAAGCAACACAGACAAGAACAACAAAACTGAGAACTCGACAACATCAGCAAAATCGGCTGCCTCGCCCTCCAAAAACGACAGACCAGTATCCTCTTCGACAGTCTCTGTCTTTTCAGAGAAGGACTCGTCAGAGTCCGACAGCGACGTTGACAACTCGTCGACCATGTCGCCAGCAGCGATGGCCTTTGCTGCTCGTCTTAGTAAGCCTGAacccaagaaggaggaagagccACATACGCCGACCACCAGTCCCCGGAAGACCCTGGGCCAGTCACGATGGGCCAAGAAGAGCGACGCAAAGATTGACACAAAGACAGACGCAAAGACAGAGACAAAAATCGACCCCAAGGATGTGCCACTCATCAGTACGCCTCCCAAAGGTCCTGCTTCCGAATACAAAAAGAACGGCTCTGTATCTGCCAACGATCTTCGATCACGCCTAGCACCTCCGTCAGCACGTGTAGCTCCGTTCGAGACTGTTCCCGACGATGTGGCaaagcagcagcgacgagAACTACGTGAGAGAGAGCGGGAGACCTATcgacagaagaagatgggcCACACTCGTGAATGGGATGAAAGCCAGACCCAGCCTCAGCACAATGGCCATAACGGCCACAACGGCCATAGCGGCCATAATAATGAGCCCAAAGAACGACGCAACTCTCGAAACGGTCACGTCAGACGGGACTCGATGAACCACCACAAACCCGACCACCACTCAAAACTGGACGCGCGGTTCGAAAAGAAACCAAAGGGACGGCTGCCAGAGCGACAGGAACGCCCAGAACGACAGGCACCTAAGAAACAGGCGCCtactcctgctcctgcaAAGACAGCTGCTTCCTCAAAACCCAAGGAGCCAActgccgaggagaaggaggctctgcGAATCAAGTTTGAGGAGCACCTCAAGCTATCCGAGTCCAAAAACTTTGCCTGGGACGATGACGAGGATGACATGTGGGCGTAG
- a CDS encoding uncharacterized protein (Compare to YALI0B19910g, similar to Saccharomyces cerevisiae DIA2 (YOR080W); ancestral locus Anc_5.689, no similarity), translated as MSTLEELKVLRKKLSDALKRSQDEAKTQKIKENLAKVYKNMASKVAPTDFTKAIEYSKYVIDLMPTQSPGYLTIGKILQENNKDDAALKMYQIGLKRCPEDDKLRHVLKSQMEVVQRRLDSSFKQEKPTQTTQRTSKSSLTETGSLTEVTPKTCIDPMTTLPAEVVENIFTHVPFRTVVRSMRVSKTWQTTIESMRHVWNSRINFSAAPKDRPVSVKAMERYFKLATKASPTTDLDELKHAKNNIRVINLLGMHSKSQEYAINQWLGAFWFSIERINLSLDGINTIKFASHLKKRAELIPEHRASPSDTITHLKLFSSSTNVDALVRNIITCMPKLISLEVINNHNQKTLNVVTPEPFKAPLPLSHLRVEDNTIPPRLGATFAPNAYKEIASIVEHCSDTLTGLSLSAIPIEYTRPLSKLTHLELATSNHLMEIRYLPNFMAKLQHVKLDNHHTPHFLNSLNKSTSLHQLKSLHLDLLGPLKLGSTLVPSRVHDLFNLSLPSLETLSFTNYMSNIVPGWFELLTDRLPTLVHLDLTNCKLGDIEMNALTKRNKLTNLEFIGLKDTQVTGPSLIALAKRKVGMDVTGLDMRTDTFRWLAYESGVTVKNDQK; from the coding sequence ATGTCAACACTCGAAGAGCTCAAAGTACTACGCAAAAAGTTGTCTGACGCGCTCAAACGCAGCCAGGATGAAGCCAAGACGCAAAAAATCAAAGAAAACCTTGCCAAGgtgtacaagaacatggCGTCCAAGGTGGCACCTACAGACTTCACCAAAGCCATTGAATACTCCAAGTACGTCATTGATCTGATGCCGACACAAAGCCCAGGGTACCTGACAATAGGCAAAATTTTGCAGGAGAACAACAAGGATGACGCTGCTTTGAAGATGTACCAGATAGGGCTCAAACGGTGTCCTGAGGACGACAAGTTGAGACATGTTCTCAAGAGTCAGATGGAAGTGGTTCAGAGGAGATTGGATAGCAGTTTTAAGCAGGAGAAACCGACACAGACGACCCAGAGGACTTCAAAATCGTCACTGACGGAAACAGGGAGTCTTACCGAAGTAACGCCAAAGACATGCATAGATCCTATGACCACTTTACCTgcagaggtggtggaaaaCATCTTCACGCATGTGCCGTTCCGCACCGTTGTGAGAAGCATGCGTGTATCTAAGACATGGCAGACGACCATCGAGAGCATGCGTCATGTTTGGAACAGCCGGATCAActtctctgctgctcccaagGACCGTCCTGTGTCCGTCAAGGCTATGGAACGGTACTTCAAGCTGGCCACCAAGGCATCCCCCACAACTGACTTGGACGAGCTCAAACACGCCAAAAACAACATCCGTGTCATTAACTTACTAGGCATGCATTCAAAGTCGCAGGAGTACGCCATCAATCAATGGCTGGGGGCTTTCTGGTTCTCCATCGAAAGGATTAATTTATCTTTGGACGGgatcaacaccatcaaaTTTGCATCTCACCTGAAGAAGCGAGCTGAATTGATTCCTGAACACCGAGCTTCGCCATCGGATACCATCACACATCTCAAGCTGTTCTCAAGCTCTACCAATGTAGATGCTCTTGTCAGAAACATCATCACGTGTATGCCTAAACTTATATCCTTGGAAGTTATCAACAATCACAACCAGAAAACGCTCAACGTGGTCACCCCAGAGCCCTTCAAGGCTCCTCTCCCACTTTCCCATCTGAGAGTAGAAGATAATACCATTCCTCCTCGACTAGGGGCAACCTTTGCTCCTAACGCATACAAAGAGATCGCCAGCATCGTCGAACACTGTTCAGACACACTGACAGGTCTATCACTGTCGGCCATTCCTATCGAATACACAAGGCCGTTATCAAAGCTGACACATCTGGAATTGGCAACAAGTAACCATCTGATGGAGATCCGCTACCTTCCCAACTTCATGGCCAAGCTGCAACACGTGAAGCTTGACAACCATCATACCCCGCATTTCCTTAACTCGTTGAACAAATCAACATCCCTGCATCAGCTAAAATCTCTGCATTTGGACCTCCTTGGACCTCTGAAGCTTGGATCTACCCTTGTTCCTTCCCGAGTCCATGATCTGTTCAACCTGTCTCTACCCAGTCTCGAAACACTGAGCTTTACAAACTACATGTCTAACATTGTTCCTGGCTGGTTTGAGCTGCTCACAGACCGTCTACCCACCCTCGTTCACCTTGATCTGACAAACTGCAAGCTTGGAGACATTGAGATGAACGCTCTCACCAAAAGGAACAAGCTAACCAACCTGGAGTTCATTGGATTGAAAGATACACAGGTGACTGGACCTTCTTTAATTGCTCTGGCTAAACGCAAAGTCGGTATGGACGTCACTGGCCTGGATATGCGAACAGACACTTTCAGGTGGTTGGCTTATGAGAGTGGAGTCACTGTGAAGAACGACCAGAAGTAG